A region from the uncultured Stenotrophomonas sp. genome encodes:
- a CDS encoding putative methylglyoxal synthase (Evidence 3 : Function proposed based on presence of conserved amino acid motif, structural feature or limited homology): MRIGLAANRLHHERADAALFRWLRASANGIRELGVELHAVGRTHDAIVAALPAGGLPGLTRYPNGREGGLMKLVAEIVGMGAPERTLDGAIYLIDPVDPSSVFPEAIALKRQCVIHGKPFISTVASARDWVEMERIHAGLPADPGADDLHDFANQTLALIAHDARKPQMLAFAAEHFDVLSRFARRIGTGTTGQHLNELAWSRGWPREQEWIQRFQSGPLGGDAQIADRVLEHRCQRAIFFEDPHVARQHEADIQLLERAVTTVTDEAVCITAPNLAARWAIAARQRPQQR, from the coding sequence ATGCGCATCGGCCTGGCCGCCAACCGCCTGCACCACGAGCGCGCCGACGCCGCCCTGTTCCGCTGGCTGCGCGCCAGCGCCAATGGCATCCGCGAACTCGGCGTGGAACTGCACGCCGTCGGTCGTACCCATGACGCCATCGTCGCCGCGCTGCCGGCCGGTGGCCTGCCCGGCCTGACGCGCTACCCGAACGGCCGCGAAGGCGGCTTGATGAAGCTGGTCGCCGAGATCGTCGGCATGGGCGCGCCGGAGCGCACGCTGGACGGCGCGATCTACCTGATCGACCCGGTGGACCCGTCCTCGGTGTTCCCCGAAGCCATCGCCCTGAAACGCCAGTGCGTCATCCACGGCAAGCCCTTCATCTCGACCGTGGCCAGCGCCCGCGACTGGGTCGAGATGGAGCGCATCCACGCCGGCCTGCCCGCCGATCCCGGCGCTGACGACCTGCACGACTTCGCCAACCAGACCCTGGCACTGATCGCCCACGACGCCCGCAAGCCGCAGATGCTGGCCTTCGCCGCCGAGCATTTCGACGTGCTTTCGCGCTTCGCCCGGCGCATCGGCACCGGCACCACCGGGCAGCACTTGAACGAACTGGCATGGAGCCGCGGCTGGCCGCGCGAACAGGAGTGGATCCAGCGCTTCCAGAGCGGTCCGCTCGGCGGCGACGCCCAAATCGCCGACCGCGTGCTGGAGCATCGCTGCCAGCGGGCGATCTTCTTCGAGGACCCGCACGTGGCCCGCCAGCATGAAGCCGACATCCAGCTGCTGGAACGTGCGGTGACCACGGTGACCGACGAAGCGGTCTGCATCACCGCCCCCAACCTCGCCGCCCGCTGGGCCATCGCGGCCCGGCAGCGTCCGCAGCAACGCTGA
- the gltD gene encoding glutamate synthase, 4Fe-4S protein, small subunit (Evidence 2a : Function of homologous gene experimentally demonstrated in an other organism; PubMedId : 2643092, 3326786, 9298646, 9600841; Product type c : carrier) has protein sequence MSRKHAFQYLDLPRTMPQRIPVELRTSGDWGELYGKFDKADAQYQAGRCLDCGNPYCSWKCPVHNAIPQWLQLVQEDRIHEAATLCHSTNPLPEVCGRVCPQDRLCEGSCTLEEFGAVTIGAVEKYIVDTALATGWKPDLHAVQATGKRVAVVGAGPAGLACADRLARAGVQAVVFDRYEQIGGLLQFGIPSFKLDKGVIAKRREVLEGMGVQFRLGVEIGRDIGIEQLETGFDAVFLGTGAYRYTDGGLPGQDLKGVLPALPFLVQNGRIVGGTDPQGRPIAGWEDQIALPDLTGKRVVVLGGGDTGMDCVRSAIRLGAAKVTCAYRRDEANMPGSAREVANAREEGVRFLFNRQPLSIEAGADDEVIGVTVVETRLGEPDANGRRNAEPIEGSESLLEADVVIIAFGFSPTLPEWLGAHGVEATGNGRIVAGGGTRLPYQTHNPYLFAGGDAVRGADLVVTAVAEGRDAAASIIKLLLH, from the coding sequence CCCGGTGGAACTGCGCACGTCCGGCGACTGGGGCGAGCTGTACGGCAAGTTCGACAAGGCCGACGCACAGTACCAGGCCGGCCGCTGCCTCGACTGCGGCAACCCGTACTGCAGCTGGAAATGCCCGGTGCACAACGCCATCCCGCAGTGGTTGCAGCTGGTGCAGGAGGACCGCATCCACGAAGCGGCGACGCTGTGCCATTCAACCAACCCGCTGCCGGAAGTCTGCGGCCGGGTCTGCCCGCAGGACCGCCTGTGCGAAGGCAGCTGCACGCTGGAAGAGTTTGGCGCGGTGACCATCGGCGCGGTCGAGAAGTACATCGTCGACACCGCGCTGGCCACCGGCTGGAAGCCGGACCTGCACGCCGTGCAGGCCACCGGCAAGCGCGTGGCCGTGGTCGGTGCCGGCCCGGCTGGCCTGGCCTGCGCCGACCGGCTGGCACGTGCCGGCGTGCAGGCGGTGGTGTTCGACCGCTACGAGCAGATCGGTGGCCTGCTGCAGTTCGGCATCCCCAGCTTCAAGCTCGACAAGGGCGTGATCGCCAAGCGCCGCGAAGTGCTCGAAGGCATGGGCGTGCAGTTCCGCCTCGGCGTGGAGATCGGCCGCGACATCGGCATCGAGCAGCTGGAAACCGGGTTCGACGCCGTGTTCCTCGGCACCGGCGCCTACCGCTATACCGACGGTGGCCTGCCCGGCCAGGACCTGAAGGGCGTGCTGCCGGCCCTGCCATTCCTCGTGCAGAACGGCCGCATCGTCGGCGGCACCGACCCGCAGGGCCGGCCCATCGCCGGCTGGGAAGACCAGATCGCCCTGCCCGACCTGACCGGCAAGCGCGTAGTGGTACTCGGTGGCGGCGACACCGGCATGGACTGCGTGCGCAGCGCCATCCGCCTCGGCGCGGCCAAGGTCACCTGTGCCTACCGCCGCGACGAGGCCAACATGCCCGGCTCGGCGCGCGAAGTTGCCAACGCCCGCGAGGAAGGCGTGCGCTTCCTGTTCAACCGCCAGCCGCTGTCGATCGAGGCCGGTGCCGACGACGAGGTCATCGGCGTCACCGTGGTCGAAACCCGGCTCGGCGAACCCGACGCCAACGGCCGCCGCAACGCCGAGCCCATCGAAGGCAGCGAATCGCTGCTGGAAGCGGACGTGGTCATCATCGCCTTCGGCTTCTCGCCGACCCTGCCGGAATGGCTGGGCGCGCACGGCGTGGAAGCCACCGGCAACGGCCGCATCGTCGCCGGCGGCGGCACCCGCCTGCCCTACCAGACCCACAACCCCTACCTGTTCGCCGGTGGCGACGCGGTTCGCGGCGCCGATCTGGTAGTCACCGCGGTCGCCGAAGGCCGCGACGCGGCCGCCAGCATCATCAAGCTGCTGCTGCACTGA